The Lycium barbarum isolate Lr01 chromosome 11, ASM1917538v2, whole genome shotgun sequence genome contains the following window.
TGAGATTTTAAactaaagggcagcccggtgcactaagctcccgctatgcgcggggtccggggaagggccggaccacaagggtctattgtacgcaaccttaccttgcatttctgcaagaggctgtttccacggctcgaacccgtgacctcctgttATGCTTTTTTTAGTTGTCAAGTAGCTGGCTAGTTTTTCTTCTGGGACATGTCAATAAAATGCAATTTTTATGTTGATCAACTGTTTTAGTTCTAAGATGCTTCCACGTGTAACTATTTCTTTATTTGACTTGTAAATAATGATCATCATTCCGAAATGTTAgatgatactccctccgtctcaaaatacttGTCGTTTTTTTCATTCACACGCTCCTTAAGAAAACATTAATTAGGACGGGTGTTTGACTATtttacctttatttatgtctcAAGATATAATCTCTCTTCACtgaatatttactctatttatgtgtcataattgaggtgtttgtcgtcttcaagaacaattactactaagggtaaaatgggggGAAAAAAATCTTGAATTTCTAAAATGACACGAATTTTGAGACAAATATTTTTAGTAAGGACGATaagtattttgagacggagggagtatatgatAACAAAATGAAGATGTCGAATTTTTATGTAatactttatatatatgtgtaattTGCTATATTGTAATTCCTAATTTTCGTTTCTCTGTTCTTAACACGATGCTTGTAGATTGAACTATGGGTCAAACACTTGGTTGCATTCAAGTAGGTCAGTCAACTGTTGCTGTGAAAGAACGCTTTGGTAAGTTTGATGAAGTCCTGGAGCCAGGGTGTGACTGCTTGCCGTGGTGTTTTGGGTACTAAGTCCCTGGTTCACTCTCATTGCGAGTTCAGCAGCTTGATGTTCGCTTGAGACAAAAACAAAGGTACGTTTACATCTCACTATCTCGCATATCTGAATCGTTCTGATTTATTGCTTTTTACGGCAGAATTCTTAACTCATTAATAGTTTCCCTTTTGTGAAATTTTGGTCATAGATCCACCAAATCAAAAAAGTTTCTTGATCTATTTCTAAATTTAGTTTCTCCTTCCTTGAACGTTGTATCTTTTAAGTTCTATCGCATTTCACCGTTTTGGTCTTGCTAGTTTGATCATCACAATTCGAAGTATTGTTGTTCTCGTTGTTCCAGGACAATGTTTTTGTCACTGTAGTAGCATCCATTCAGTACAGAGCGTTAGCAGAAACTGCAGCTGATGCGTTTTACAAGCTTTCAAACACCAAAGGACAGATCCAGTCCtatgtttttgatggtatgttttCAGATCTATATCTGTAGTTGTTGCCATGGAAAGATGAGGAGCTTGTAGACCAAGTAGTATAAGATTCACTTCACCACATAAGAAGTATGAAAGGGCTGAAGACGGGAGTGGGGTTGGGGTTAATAAGTGTCATAGACTTGTAGAACTGTGGGGTGGAAATATGCGATGATGATTGGCAAGTTGTCTTTTTCTATATACCACACTTTCTATTTTACTGAACCTAATCTATTGATGCATCTTTACAAGCTTTTCTCAATATCAGTGTTTGTCTTCTCTTAACATTGATATTACATGGCATGTATCTTTTGAGGGCATTAATTATTAGAAATGGTAAAGTAGATTGGGTGGTTTCTTTGGTGGTCATCTTGGGTTTTGTTAGATATTTATATGCATGTCTTTTCTGCTTATGTTGGGGATTCTTGTAACATTCTGTGTTCTTGACGTAACATCTATCAATCTCCTTTTAGTTATAAGGGCCAGTGTGCCACGAATGGAGTTGGATGCTGCATTTGAGCAGAAGAATGAAATTGCTAAAGCAGTAGAGGAAGAACTTGAAAAGGTTATATGATTCTTGCCTCAAACGACCAATTCACTGTTTCAGTCTTCTTTCATTTTAGTTATACTAAAATCTAGTCCTTTTTCCTATAAAAATTGCAGGCTATGTCTGCTTATGGGTATGAGATTGTCCAGACCCTCATTGTGGATATAGAGCCAGATATCCATGTCAAGAGGGCAATGAATGAGATTAATGCTGGTAAGGCCAAATTACAATCTGAAAGATAATTTGTTTGTCAATTGGATGTCTAAATTGTTAAGTGCTTGCGACAACATTGAGCAAATAATGTTATTCCTTTTCTTCTACCTTTTTCATGGAAGGCTGTTGCATTTCCTAGACAATGACTGCATTTGATATTCTTTTCAGAAATTTTAACTATGTTTTAAATTATCTATTGCCTAGTGATGTATGTGATTGCTCTGATAAACCTTTGCTGGTGACAACAGCTGCAAGACTCCGTGTTGCTGCGAATGAGAAGGCTGAAGCAGAGAAAATACTGCAGATCAAGAaagctgaaggagaagctgaatcCAAGTACTTGTCAGGGCTTGGCATTGCTCGACAGCGTCAAGCCATTGTAGATGGTCTTCGAGACAGTGTGCTTGCTTTCTCAGAGAACGTGCCTGGAACATCAGCCAAAGATGTGATGGACATGGTTCTTGTTACTCAATATTTTGATACAATGAAGGAGATTGGAGCTACTTCCAAGTTATCTGCAGTGTTTATTCCCCATGGACCAGGTGCTGTCAAAGATGTTGCTTCTCAGATCCGCGAGGGTCTTCTTCAGGCTGAAAGTATCCAGCATTAGTTTAATAAAGATTAAGGGTAATTGATAGTCTTGCGCGGTTCGATGCTTTTAGTTTAGTGTTGATACAGTAGCTTTACTTGTGTTGAGCTTATATAATCCATATATTGATACACACAACGTTTGGTTTCACTATATAGGTTGTTTGCTACCTAACCTGGCAAACAAGAAGTTTTGCAGTTGATTGCAATTTATCTTGTCAGACAATGTGTCTTTATCGGAGTTTTTTAGGTATTTACTTGCCAAAAGTAAATCACATCACTTACCTGGCCTATATTAGCTGCTAATTAAATTATCCAAAGTTTTCTTGCGTGCCTCCTTCCTTTCCCCCTAATATTTTGTATTTTGTACATTTTCGGCTTTGTTTTACTAGACATCTTTCAACTATTTTAAAATGCGTTAATTTAGTTCTTTTAGTGACTGAATTGACCAATTTAGGAAAGAACTCAACTATCCTTCTAGCTTCCGTCTCATTCTGATTCGTACAATTTGTGGCAAGGCTCGAGAGTAAgtttgttgaagcttgagggggGATACAACTCAGGCTGGTAGAGGGTAAAATAAGAATGATGCTGTTACAACAACGTGGTTTGATTTAATTGACCCCTCTAACAAAAGAACAAATTAGCTAGCTAAATTATAAATTAAATTTTGGTCAAATAAATTCAACATATCATATATTTCAAAGACCTTGTTTGGCTTTCCATTGGCGCGAAGGGAAAGTTGCACTTTCATGCCATTTGCGTGTTGCAGCCTAATTAATGACACTTTGAAGTAGGTCCTCGGACCTCGTGTAATAATTTGATGTTTTCATAAGATTGGATTATCAATTTTGTATTTTCCATTTTTCAGAGAAAGAGTTCAACTCCTCTTTAATATTCTTTGGTACACTGGCTAACACTCAGTCTGATTCAAAATAATTGTATATTTAGCTTGTAACACACcgtttaagaaaatattaactcctaaaataaataactattttgactaaactatccttaATTAATAAGTTTCTTGATTATTTATTGCCTTGAGTTGATAAGAATAAATCAGAATTCTTTCTTAATTATGTAAAtagacacttattttgaatcaaaatacgaAGACTAAgcggacacttattttgaatgagTACATTCTTAAAAATTGACAAATGCATAACTGTTAcgagattattattattagccaCGTATGATTGTAGGCCACATTAATTTAGACCCCCTGGAAGTTAACACTTTCATTTCACAACATTGGAAACAGGTCACCTCACAAGAAAGGGGCTTTTTGCCTTTTTCCTTGATGATCTTAACTCGGCCCCTACATAAAAATAGTGAAACTAGGATCTGACATGACACAAAACGGAGTGAACTTTGTGATAAAGGCTTCTTTCTCTTGGCGAGTAgtaaacctgttaaccggtttgaaccggatTGAACCGGTAATCGGTTAACAAACTGGCCAccagttccggtttaccggttaaaaattcgaaaccggaaccggtccggttcaaacacgttcaaaacctttttttttttttttgtatagtatatatatattatagtatttattagtatattgtaggtatatttacatatgttatataagtttataagtaaagtttatatatttactgactagcaggctaacagcaagtcagcaatacaacatatatatatatatatatatatatatatatatatgcttaagttatactacatatacctaaaatatagtaagaatatacttatatatatcaatatacttaggttatataacttatatatatatatatatatatatatatatatatatatatgtttaagttatatgtatactatatattataagtatattcttagtatattttagttatttttcaagtatataactttctagtttttaatttaagtagatgtatattataagtatattcttagtatattttaggtatattcctaacttaatataaacaaaaatatgaacacaagtaaatagaagaaaactcaatgagccatatattttattcattcttggataacatttatttgcaagttgtagtttttttttaacttgcaaataatacatgagttgcaaagaaatagtagaataataaaatcaccaattctcaatcatttgattaatttcccctatatcatattcggccatggagatatcttcaaagtctttcatttggtccggtccacttgctatcaaatcttcaatctcttcctcttcgccttcctccgcttctaagttttgattgcgtcgctccgatctaatccaatcgcgaatgcacactagtacttgcaagctaaagccggataatgagtgtctatggtctccaatttgttgtcttccttggctaaatgcactctccgaagccacggttgatactcgAACCGTAAGGATTTCTCGAGctattcttgagagtatcggatgacttgccttgtatttcttccaccatgctaagacgtccaactcatctagttccttgatatccacatttggctgcattaaataaaagttatattcatcaaagtttgcactacaagaaggagttgactgtgaatgtaaaacttttaaatgtgaCAAActcgacaagccctttttgctactttgagaagtagtagggcgtggagaaACGGGTGTAACATGTTCtttcaaattagaataatgagtaaaaacttttctaaactcgtcatcaatagcg
Protein-coding sequences here:
- the LOC132619923 gene encoding hypersensitive-induced response protein-like protein 2, which produces MGQTLGCIQVGQSTVAVKERFGSLETKTKDNVFVTVVASIQYRALAETAADAFYKLSNTKGQIQSYVFDVIRASVPRMELDAAFEQKNEIAKAVEEELEKAMSAYGYEIVQTLIVDIEPDIHVKRAMNEINAAARLRVAANEKAEAEKILQIKKAEGEAESKYLSGLGIARQRQAIVDGLRDSVLAFSENVPGTSAKDVMDMVLVTQYFDTMKEIGATSKLSAVFIPHGPGAVKDVASQIREGLLQAESIQH